A part of Halostella limicola genomic DNA contains:
- a CDS encoding DUF7410 domain-containing protein, producing the protein MSTDTHPDAPADDADATTAVPPGETTHDCPYCGRPFSDPEYRTLHVGLDHHEECTEAELEAFQDAYREEGEEIRLFRLKAIGALVLLYFGFLFTYSFVT; encoded by the coding sequence ATGAGCACCGACACGCACCCCGACGCACCGGCCGACGACGCCGACGCGACGACGGCGGTCCCGCCCGGCGAGACCACCCACGACTGCCCGTACTGCGGCCGCCCGTTCAGCGACCCGGAGTACCGGACGCTCCACGTCGGCCTCGACCACCACGAGGAGTGCACCGAGGCGGAGCTGGAGGCGTTTCAGGACGCCTACCGAGAGGAGGGAGAGGAGATACGGCTGTTCAGGCTGAAGGCGATCGGCGCGCTCGTCCTGCTTTACTTCGGGTTCCTGTTCACGTACTCGTTCGTGACGTGA
- a CDS encoding heme o synthase produces MESENYPRPVRTGDRFTGLVAATAMGVYLLIIVGATTAITDAAAACSTWPACHGQWVVDGSDPDLAIAWGHRLAALVVGVLVLATGAAAWLGDPPRRVRAAVTAAVLAYPVQVGLGAVAAVDGPTPLLSGVHLLLGTALFGSLVVAVAWLLEAQTATPEDRTPVDVAETVDDEPVPEPRRPSLPDDPVARAKAYGSAYLRLMKPRLMWLLCLVAAAGMALAAGPALTVETVVWTLLGGVLSIGASGTFNHVLERDIDRKMNRTADRPLATDVVSVRNALSFGGLLTLASLAAFLQVNLLAAALGLAAIMFYSVVYTLVLKPNTVQNTVIGGAAGALPAVIGWAAVTGSVGVPGLALAGVIFLWTPAHFYNLALAYKEDYARGGFPMMPVVRGEAETRKQIVYYLAATLVGATGLSAVSDLGLLYALTSVALGAVFLWAVIRLHRERTEAAAMRSFHASNAYLGLLLLAVVVDSLAL; encoded by the coding sequence GTGGAATCAGAGAACTACCCCCGTCCCGTTCGGACCGGCGACCGGTTCACCGGCCTCGTCGCCGCGACGGCGATGGGCGTCTACCTGCTCATCATCGTCGGCGCGACGACCGCCATCACCGACGCGGCCGCCGCCTGCTCGACGTGGCCCGCCTGTCACGGCCAGTGGGTCGTTGACGGGAGCGACCCGGACCTGGCCATCGCCTGGGGTCACCGCCTCGCGGCGCTCGTCGTCGGCGTCCTCGTGCTCGCGACGGGCGCCGCGGCCTGGCTGGGCGATCCGCCCCGGCGCGTGCGCGCCGCCGTGACCGCCGCCGTCCTGGCCTACCCGGTGCAGGTCGGCCTCGGTGCTGTCGCCGCTGTCGACGGACCGACGCCGCTCCTGTCCGGCGTCCACCTGCTGCTCGGCACCGCCCTGTTCGGGAGCCTCGTCGTCGCCGTCGCGTGGCTGCTCGAAGCCCAGACCGCGACCCCGGAGGACCGGACGCCGGTCGACGTCGCCGAGACCGTCGACGACGAACCGGTCCCGGAACCGCGGCGGCCGTCGCTCCCCGACGACCCCGTCGCACGCGCAAAGGCGTACGGGAGCGCGTACCTGCGCCTGATGAAACCACGGCTGATGTGGCTGCTCTGTCTCGTCGCCGCCGCCGGGATGGCGCTGGCCGCCGGCCCGGCGCTCACCGTCGAGACCGTCGTCTGGACGCTCCTCGGAGGCGTCCTCTCCATCGGCGCGAGCGGGACGTTCAACCACGTCCTCGAACGCGACATCGACCGGAAGATGAACCGCACCGCCGACCGGCCGCTGGCGACCGACGTCGTCTCCGTCCGGAACGCGCTCTCGTTCGGCGGGCTGCTCACGCTCGCCTCGCTGGCGGCGTTCCTGCAGGTGAACCTGCTCGCGGCCGCGCTCGGCCTCGCAGCGATCATGTTCTACAGCGTCGTCTACACGCTGGTGCTGAAGCCGAACACGGTCCAGAACACGGTGATCGGCGGCGCGGCCGGCGCGCTGCCGGCGGTCATCGGCTGGGCCGCGGTGACCGGCTCCGTCGGCGTCCCGGGCCTCGCGCTCGCGGGCGTCATCTTCCTGTGGACGCCGGCGCACTTCTACAACCTCGCGCTGGCGTACAAGGAGGACTACGCCCGCGGCGGCTTCCCGATGATGCCGGTCGTCCGCGGGGAGGCGGAGACGCGCAAGCAGATCGTCTACTACCTCGCCGCGACGCTCGTCGGCGCGACGGGGCTGTCGGCCGTGAGCGACCTCGGCCTGCTGTACGCGCTGACGAGCGTCGCCCTCGGCGCCGTCTTCCTCTGGGCGGTGATCCGCCTCCACCGCGAGCGGACCGAGGCCGCGGCCATGCGCTCGTTCCACGCGTCGAACGCCTACCTCGGCCTGCTCCTGCTCGCCGTCGTCGTCGACTCGCTGGCCCTATGA
- a CDS encoding phytoene/squalene synthase family protein produces MHSGRSTRTVTEDLEWCHDAVQGVSRTFAITIDALEEPMASRICVGYLLCRIADTVEDAGHIPADEKAALLRRYDRALDPDDATTVQEFRDAVGPWIPDEPNDDWDVVAATPRVTGTFAALPAPTRTALLGPVSELVTGMATFVDRYADVGGLRIESIEELEEYCWYAAGTVGNLITNLLTEETGPERTERLESNARSFALLLQLVNVAKDVAADYREEDNVYLPATWLADEGLTAEDVADPERAGDVARVVERVTDHAAGYLDDAQEYLEALPETQGNTLAAWAIPYLLAVATIRELRDRPRDVVTEGSVKVPRSEVFALIGRFEEGVDRSAIGDLRVRMAERPLD; encoded by the coding sequence ATGCATTCGGGCCGTAGCACGCGGACGGTGACCGAGGACCTCGAATGGTGTCACGACGCCGTTCAGGGGGTTTCCCGGACGTTCGCGATCACGATCGACGCGCTAGAAGAGCCAATGGCCTCGCGGATCTGCGTCGGCTACCTGCTGTGCCGGATCGCCGATACCGTCGAGGACGCCGGCCACATCCCGGCGGACGAGAAAGCAGCGCTGCTGCGTCGGTACGACCGTGCGCTCGACCCTGACGACGCGACGACCGTTCAGGAGTTCCGCGACGCGGTCGGGCCCTGGATCCCTGACGAGCCCAACGACGACTGGGACGTCGTCGCCGCGACGCCGCGCGTCACGGGGACGTTCGCCGCCCTCCCGGCGCCCACCCGGACCGCGCTTCTGGGGCCGGTGAGCGAGCTGGTCACGGGGATGGCGACGTTCGTCGACAGGTACGCCGACGTCGGCGGACTCCGCATCGAGTCGATCGAGGAACTGGAGGAGTACTGCTGGTACGCCGCAGGGACGGTCGGGAACCTAATCACGAACCTGCTCACGGAGGAGACGGGGCCGGAGCGGACCGAGCGACTGGAGTCGAACGCCCGCTCGTTCGCCCTGCTGCTCCAGCTCGTCAACGTGGCGAAAGATGTCGCCGCCGACTACCGCGAGGAGGACAACGTCTACCTGCCGGCGACGTGGCTCGCCGACGAGGGGCTGACGGCCGAGGACGTGGCGGACCCCGAGCGCGCCGGGGACGTGGCCCGCGTCGTCGAGCGCGTTACCGACCACGCCGCGGGCTACCTCGACGACGCGCAGGAGTACCTGGAGGCGTTGCCGGAGACGCAGGGCAACACGCTCGCCGCGTGGGCCATCCCCTACCTGCTCGCGGTGGCGACCATCCGCGAACTCCGCGACCGACCGCGGGACGTGGTGACGGAGGGGTCCGTGAAGGTGCCCCGGAGCGAGGTGTTCGCGCTCATCGGGCGCTTCGAGGAGGGCGTCGACCGGTCGGCGATCGGCGACTTGCGCGTCCGGATGGCCGAGCGGCCGCTCGACTAG
- a CDS encoding ABC transporter permease, translating into MGALARVGAEAGAAWRSFVRRRTAVFFTFFFPVILIVIFGALVRTDPTGAGLFTEPAGYYVPGYLAVVVLFTPLSRVGSTVARHREGNRFEKLATTPLTRAEWLAAHTLVNAVIIGIASALLLGVIALITDAEFALSPWLVPLVALGVALFCGIGAMLGRAADSQDGVVAASNTIALPMLFLAETFVTPDLLPSYALPLIDLLPLTYFSRGVRAATFSGASPATDTAILAALALVSFVVGAYAIPRTD; encoded by the coding sequence ATGGGGGCGCTCGCGCGGGTCGGCGCCGAGGCGGGAGCCGCGTGGCGCTCGTTCGTCCGCCGGCGCACCGCCGTGTTCTTCACCTTCTTCTTCCCCGTTATCCTCATCGTCATCTTCGGCGCGCTCGTGCGGACCGACCCGACCGGCGCCGGCCTGTTCACCGAGCCGGCGGGCTACTACGTGCCGGGCTACCTCGCCGTCGTCGTGCTGTTCACGCCGCTTTCCAGGGTCGGGAGCACCGTCGCGCGCCACCGCGAGGGCAACCGCTTCGAGAAGCTCGCCACGACGCCGCTGACCCGCGCGGAGTGGCTCGCCGCGCACACGCTGGTCAACGCGGTCATCATCGGCATCGCGAGCGCGCTGCTTCTGGGCGTCATCGCGCTCATCACCGACGCCGAGTTCGCCCTCTCGCCGTGGCTCGTCCCGCTGGTCGCGCTCGGCGTGGCGCTGTTTTGCGGCATCGGCGCGATGCTCGGCCGCGCCGCCGACTCGCAGGACGGCGTCGTCGCCGCGAGCAACACCATCGCGCTCCCGATGCTGTTTCTCGCCGAGACGTTCGTCACCCCCGACCTCCTGCCGTCGTACGCGCTGCCGCTGATCGACCTCCTACCGCTGACGTACTTCTCGCGCGGCGTCCGCGCGGCGACGTTCTCGGGCGCCTCGCCCGCGACCGACACGGCCATACTCGCGGCGCTCGCGCTGGTCAGCTTCGTCGTCGGCGCGTACGCGATCCCGCGGACGGACTGA
- a CDS encoding DUF2178 domain-containing protein: MTSTESPTTDRLSSRRRYRRLMFGSIAAAVVSALALRNLGYPLLSEGVYWVGILAFLAVWWGSPVSLFDERDRALERRASQLTLTVAAVVLVLGASAARLLTEATSYAVPTVVWGALYGYVGLFAAFAVAYLWVRYRP; this comes from the coding sequence ATGACGTCCACGGAATCCCCGACGACGGATCGGCTCTCCAGCCGCCGCCGCTACCGGCGGCTGATGTTCGGTAGTATCGCCGCCGCGGTCGTTTCCGCGCTCGCGCTCAGAAACCTCGGCTACCCGCTCCTCAGCGAGGGGGTGTACTGGGTCGGCATCCTCGCCTTCCTCGCGGTCTGGTGGGGCTCCCCGGTCTCGCTGTTCGACGAACGGGACCGGGCGCTCGAACGGCGAGCGAGCCAGCTCACCCTCACCGTGGCCGCGGTCGTCCTGGTCCTCGGCGCGTCGGCCGCGAGGCTCCTCACGGAAGCAACGTCGTACGCCGTCCCGACGGTCGTCTGGGGCGCGCTCTACGGGTACGTCGGGCTGTTCGCCGCCTTCGCCGTCGCGTACCTCTGGGTGCGATACCGACCATGA
- a CDS encoding NUDIX domain-containing protein yields the protein MRGAPDHCTSCGGALSGVDPPTVFRCDACGEYAFRNPTPNARVVVLDGDSVLLVEIADEARIEDPPYDAESEWMTPGGAVEVGEHPDEAAARELAEETGLVADPDALELFDAVTREVVEDTHALVLLYAADRADVAGTPAAASDAADAWFWHPDELAAADATFRDLHDEPRRYRDLEGFVAAARAALEADE from the coding sequence ATGAGGGGCGCGCCCGATCACTGCACGTCCTGCGGCGGGGCGCTCTCCGGCGTCGACCCGCCGACCGTCTTCCGGTGCGACGCCTGCGGGGAGTACGCGTTCCGCAACCCCACGCCGAACGCCCGGGTCGTCGTCCTCGACGGCGACAGCGTCCTGCTCGTCGAGATAGCCGACGAGGCACGCATCGAGGACCCGCCGTACGACGCCGAGAGCGAGTGGATGACCCCGGGCGGCGCGGTGGAGGTCGGTGAGCACCCCGACGAGGCGGCCGCGCGGGAACTGGCCGAGGAGACGGGACTGGTCGCCGACCCGGACGCGCTGGAACTGTTCGACGCCGTCACCCGAGAGGTGGTCGAGGACACACACGCGCTGGTGCTCCTGTACGCTGCGGACCGCGCGGACGTCGCCGGGACGCCCGCCGCAGCCTCGGACGCCGCCGACGCCTGGTTCTGGCACCCGGACGAACTCGCGGCCGCGGACGCGACGTTCCGCGACCTCCACGACGAACCACGTCGCTACCGGGATCTGGAAGGGTTCGTCGCGGCGGCACGGGCGGCGTTAGAGGCCGACGAGTGA
- a CDS encoding ABC transporter ATP-binding protein → MDALVADDVEKRYGETAALRGVSLSVAEGEVFALVGPNGAGKTTLVRALTGTTRPDAGEASVFGESPAAVDESRLGVLPQSFSPPARLTARELVDYYAGLYDDARATDDVLETVGMVDDADAWYENLSGGQQRRTCLGVALVNDPDALFLDEPTTGIDPAGRRTVQEQIGDLAAGGATVFLTTHDMTEAERVADRVGFLADGELVAVGTPTDLVREHGGERRLVIATDAGADALSGIDFRTESRDGELVVRGVEPADIGGVVRALDEAGVGYSELTWTQPDLEDVYLELTGDRYARRPGAAPAEAASGTRAEAATDREAAAETGGER, encoded by the coding sequence ATGGACGCGCTCGTCGCTGACGACGTGGAGAAACGGTACGGCGAGACCGCCGCGCTGCGCGGCGTCTCGCTGTCGGTGGCCGAGGGGGAGGTGTTCGCGCTCGTCGGGCCGAACGGCGCGGGGAAGACGACGCTCGTCCGCGCGCTCACCGGCACGACCCGACCGGACGCGGGTGAGGCGTCGGTGTTCGGCGAGTCGCCCGCGGCGGTCGACGAGTCCCGGCTCGGCGTGCTCCCGCAGTCGTTCTCGCCGCCCGCCCGCCTGACCGCGCGGGAGCTCGTCGACTACTACGCCGGCCTCTACGACGACGCCCGCGCCACCGACGACGTGCTCGAAACCGTCGGGATGGTCGACGACGCCGACGCGTGGTACGAGAACCTCTCCGGCGGCCAGCAGCGCCGGACCTGCCTCGGCGTCGCGCTGGTCAACGACCCCGACGCGCTGTTCCTCGACGAGCCGACGACCGGCATCGACCCCGCGGGCCGGCGCACCGTCCAGGAGCAGATCGGCGACCTGGCCGCCGGCGGCGCGACGGTGTTTCTCACGACCCACGACATGACCGAGGCGGAGCGCGTCGCCGACCGCGTGGGCTTTCTCGCGGACGGCGAACTCGTCGCCGTCGGGACCCCCACCGACCTCGTCCGGGAGCACGGCGGCGAGCGCCGCCTCGTGATCGCGACGGACGCGGGCGCCGACGCGCTCTCCGGCATCGATTTCCGGACGGAGTCCCGCGACGGCGAACTCGTCGTCCGCGGCGTCGAGCCGGCCGACATCGGCGGCGTCGTGCGCGCGCTGGACGAGGCCGGCGTCGGCTACAGCGAACTCACGTGGACCCAGCCCGACCTGGAGGACGTGTACCTCGAACTCACCGGCGACCGGTACGCGCGCCGGCCCGGAGCCGCGCCCGCGGAGGCGGCGAGCGGAACGAGAGCGGAGGCGGCGACCGACCGCGAAGCGGCGGCGGAGACCGGAGGTGAGCGCTGA
- a CDS encoding PadR family transcriptional regulator: MSKWLQSGMRRDLCVLLYGERRRGQQLKADVEAHYDGRLDPDRFYGAMQKLVRAGYVEKGREGLHDVYALTDAGERAVEDHAAWIRDEVA, from the coding sequence ATGAGCAAGTGGTTGCAAAGCGGGATGCGACGAGACCTGTGCGTGCTGCTGTACGGGGAGAGGCGGCGCGGCCAGCAGCTGAAGGCCGACGTCGAAGCGCACTACGACGGCCGGCTGGACCCCGACCGGTTCTACGGGGCGATGCAGAAGCTCGTCAGGGCGGGGTACGTGGAAAAGGGACGGGAGGGACTTCACGACGTGTACGCGCTCACCGACGCGGGCGAGCGGGCCGTCGAGGACCACGCGGCGTGGATCCGTGACGAGGTCGCGTAG
- the coxB gene encoding cytochrome c oxidase subunit II: protein MKRKRIAAVTLFGVALLALAAQPAAAQESTTDRLISNLNQELLFVAVPITLLVEGILIYTVVRFKDNDDPKPTRENRRLEITWTIATAVILLFVGVGAYNVMGAQDVVTTDQAEPQPEDTEINVTAQKYFWTFEYEGENVTVNSNQGQLVIPANEKVYFEIGTADWLHAFHVPDLGLKQDAVPGQQNVIRTEATNPGNTYQGYCAEYCGEGHSQMMFEVQVVTQEEFEEWLEEQRSEDS from the coding sequence ATGAAGAGAAAGCGGATTGCCGCCGTGACGCTTTTCGGGGTGGCGTTGCTGGCGCTGGCCGCCCAGCCCGCCGCGGCCCAGGAGTCCACGACGGACAGGCTGATCAGCAACCTCAACCAGGAACTCCTGTTCGTCGCGGTGCCGATCACGCTTCTGGTCGAGGGGATCCTCATCTACACCGTGGTCCGGTTCAAGGACAACGACGACCCCAAGCCGACGCGGGAGAACCGCCGGCTGGAGATCACGTGGACGATCGCGACGGCAGTCATCCTGCTGTTCGTCGGCGTCGGCGCGTACAACGTCATGGGGGCGCAGGACGTGGTCACGACCGACCAGGCCGAACCGCAACCGGAAGACACGGAGATCAACGTCACCGCCCAGAAGTACTTCTGGACCTTCGAGTACGAGGGCGAGAACGTCACCGTCAACTCCAACCAGGGGCAGCTGGTGATCCCCGCCAACGAGAAGGTGTACTTCGAGATCGGAACGGCCGACTGGCTCCACGCGTTCCACGTGCCGGACCTCGGGCTGAAACAGGACGCCGTGCCCGGACAGCAGAACGTGATCCGGACCGAGGCGACGAACCCCGGTAACACCTATCAGGGGTACTGCGCGGAGTACTGCGGCGAGGGGCACTCCCAGATGATGTTCGAGGTTCAGGTCGTCACGCAGGAAGAGTTCGAGGAGTGGCTGGAAGAGCAGCGCTCCGAGGACTCCTAA
- a CDS encoding DUF7546 family protein, with amino-acid sequence MSTRTLRPALPDGRTLLYGALVLNTEFLAILFYPEIQRLTLDGWLNVAYALIWINVGAWAILRTDPPPASPRQRRIALGVAAGYFVLLAAVGGLVSVGDLFSPVDLPATGPRIAWLIPGWGPAVTYVGDLVTVALLPYRVVGYLALAYLVYATVLDAAGAAVSGVLGLLSCVSCTWPVLASLATGLLGGSSALALAVTTWSHELSTVVFVATVALLHWRPFGR; translated from the coding sequence ATGAGCACGCGAACGCTCCGCCCGGCGCTGCCCGACGGGAGAACGCTGCTCTACGGTGCGCTGGTGCTGAACACGGAGTTCCTCGCGATCCTGTTCTACCCGGAGATCCAGCGGCTCACGCTCGACGGATGGCTCAACGTCGCGTACGCCCTGATCTGGATCAACGTCGGCGCGTGGGCGATCCTGCGCACTGACCCGCCGCCCGCGTCGCCTCGCCAGCGGCGGATCGCGCTGGGCGTCGCCGCGGGCTACTTCGTCCTGCTGGCCGCCGTCGGCGGCCTGGTGTCCGTCGGCGACCTGTTCAGCCCGGTCGATCTCCCGGCGACCGGCCCGCGGATCGCCTGGCTGATCCCCGGGTGGGGCCCCGCGGTGACGTACGTCGGCGACCTCGTCACCGTCGCGCTCCTGCCGTACCGGGTGGTCGGCTACCTCGCGCTCGCGTACCTCGTGTACGCGACGGTGCTGGACGCGGCGGGCGCGGCCGTCTCCGGCGTCCTCGGCCTGCTCTCCTGCGTGAGCTGCACCTGGCCGGTGCTGGCGTCGCTGGCGACGGGCCTGCTCGGCGGCTCCTCCGCGCTCGCGCTCGCGGTGACGACGTGGTCCCACGAACTGTCGACCGTGGTGTTCGTCGCCACGGTCGCGTTATTGCACTGGCGTCCGTTCGGCCGGTAG
- a CDS encoding acyl-CoA dehydrogenase, which produces MDFSLSAEQRQIRDMVAEFVDEEIAPRAAEIDHEDEFPADLVDEMADLGLMGMPFPEEYGGAGLDYHSYAIGLEQISRGSGGLGTIVAAHTSLAGNMLYAFGDEDQKEEYLTPLAAGEDVGAFALSEPGAGSDVPAMETTAEKEGDEYVLNGGKLWISNGSVAETVTVFAKTDPEAGNKGISSFIVRPEEDDGFVVEGTEEKLGDKGCPTAELRFDDLRIPEDRLLGEEGEGFVHALKTLNGGRITIAARGVGIARAALDEALDYAQQREQFDQPIAEFQSIKHKLADMDTKLQAAKMLMHKAADKKIRGENFVKEAAQAKLYASEISREVANEGIQIHGGYGYTKDFPAERFYRDAKLNEIYEGTSEVLRNTIGDQLLD; this is translated from the coding sequence ATGGATTTCAGCCTGTCAGCGGAACAGAGGCAGATCCGCGACATGGTCGCCGAGTTCGTCGACGAGGAGATCGCGCCGCGGGCCGCCGAGATCGACCACGAGGACGAGTTCCCGGCCGACCTCGTGGACGAGATGGCCGACCTCGGGCTGATGGGGATGCCCTTCCCCGAGGAGTACGGCGGCGCGGGGCTTGACTACCACTCCTACGCGATCGGGCTCGAACAGATCAGCCGCGGGAGCGGCGGCCTCGGCACGATCGTCGCCGCTCACACCAGCCTCGCCGGCAACATGCTGTACGCCTTCGGCGACGAGGACCAGAAAGAGGAGTACCTGACGCCGCTCGCCGCCGGCGAGGACGTCGGCGCGTTCGCACTCTCGGAGCCCGGCGCGGGCAGCGACGTGCCCGCGATGGAGACGACCGCGGAGAAGGAGGGCGACGAGTACGTGCTGAACGGCGGCAAGCTCTGGATCTCGAACGGTTCCGTCGCCGAGACCGTCACCGTGTTCGCCAAGACGGATCCCGAAGCCGGGAACAAGGGCATCTCCTCCTTCATCGTCCGCCCGGAGGAGGACGACGGGTTCGTCGTCGAGGGGACGGAGGAGAAGCTCGGCGACAAGGGCTGTCCCACCGCCGAACTCCGCTTCGACGACCTGCGGATCCCAGAGGACCGCCTGCTCGGCGAGGAGGGCGAGGGGTTCGTCCACGCGCTCAAGACGCTCAACGGCGGCCGCATCACCATCGCGGCCCGCGGCGTCGGCATCGCCCGCGCCGCGCTCGACGAGGCGCTCGACTACGCCCAGCAGCGCGAGCAGTTCGACCAGCCCATCGCGGAGTTCCAGTCGATAAAGCACAAGCTCGCGGACATGGACACCAAGCTCCAGGCCGCGAAGATGCTCATGCACAAGGCGGCGGACAAGAAGATCCGCGGCGAGAACTTCGTCAAGGAGGCCGCGCAGGCGAAGCTGTACGCCAGCGAGATCAGCCGCGAAGTCGCGAACGAGGGCATCCAGATCCACGGCGGCTACGGCTACACGAAGGACTTCCCCGCCGAGCGGTTCTACCGGGACGCGAAGCTCAACGAGATCTACGAAGGCACCAGCGAGGTGCTGCGAAACACCATCGGCGACCAGCTGCTCGACTGA
- a CDS encoding DUF7111 family protein: protein MTETATANGVTARYYETETERVLEFERDGRTAAVAQNVEGYAMLKVRPEADGDELERYYGFDMALDHAAELLGVGVNDLPIPEGAGDLGM, encoded by the coding sequence ATGACCGAGACGGCGACCGCGAACGGCGTCACCGCCCGCTACTACGAGACGGAGACCGAGCGCGTCCTGGAGTTCGAGCGCGACGGGCGGACCGCTGCCGTCGCCCAGAACGTCGAGGGGTACGCCATGCTGAAGGTCCGGCCCGAGGCCGACGGCGACGAACTCGAACGCTACTACGGGTTCGACATGGCGCTCGACCACGCCGCGGAGCTGCTGGGCGTCGGCGTGAACGACCTGCCGATTCCGGAGGGCGCGGGCGACCTCGGGATGTGA
- a CDS encoding DUF7344 domain-containing protein, whose product MSTEATTELISEASEVAAGVADETVLYEVLSDPQRRHALAALRRCGGTLALADLAMEVARMEADDETAFSKEYAQRVEIALYHNHVPRMTDAGVVEFDEERRVVRLHEDVLA is encoded by the coding sequence ATGTCAACCGAAGCCACAACGGAGTTGATCTCCGAGGCAAGTGAAGTCGCGGCGGGAGTCGCCGACGAGACCGTGCTGTACGAAGTTCTCAGCGATCCCCAGCGGCGCCACGCGCTGGCGGCGCTGCGAAGGTGCGGCGGAACGCTCGCCCTCGCGGACCTCGCGATGGAGGTCGCTCGGATGGAGGCAGACGACGAGACGGCGTTCTCGAAGGAGTACGCCCAGCGTGTCGAGATAGCGCTGTATCACAACCACGTTCCGCGGATGACCGACGCCGGGGTCGTGGAGTTCGACGAGGAGCGACGCGTCGTGCGCCTGCACGAGGACGTGCTGGCGTAG
- a CDS encoding cytochrome c oxidase subunit 3: MTVADDTTEDHGHHLPAVEDWPQGFGEASWWPFVTAIGAAGFYVAAALYLLAGDSGLVPASAGPAAFVGTTFVFLLGLYGWVYHAFVKTFWERGADHQSESKLRWGMIAFLGSEIATFGAGFVYYFFIRVGEWPPGELPGLTGLVLANTIILIASSVTIHYAHVALRKNNRGRFLGLLGATLLLGLIFIGGQVYEYYEFIVVEGHTLTESIYWNAFYGLTGLHGLHVSLGAVMLGIVFARGLTGQYSAERHVSVSTVSMYWHFVDVVWVFLVVVLYAGATV, translated from the coding sequence ATGACCGTAGCGGACGATACGACAGAGGATCACGGGCATCACTTGCCGGCAGTGGAGGACTGGCCCCAGGGGTTCGGCGAGGCCAGCTGGTGGCCGTTCGTCACCGCCATCGGCGCCGCCGGGTTCTACGTCGCCGCGGCGCTGTACCTGCTCGCCGGCGACTCGGGGCTCGTCCCCGCGAGCGCCGGCCCGGCCGCGTTCGTCGGGACCACCTTCGTCTTCCTGCTCGGCCTGTACGGCTGGGTGTACCACGCGTTCGTGAAGACGTTCTGGGAGCGCGGGGCCGACCACCAGAGCGAGAGCAAACTCCGCTGGGGGATGATCGCCTTCCTCGGCTCCGAGATCGCGACGTTCGGCGCCGGGTTCGTCTACTACTTCTTCATTCGCGTCGGCGAATGGCCGCCGGGCGAACTCCCGGGCCTGACCGGACTCGTCCTCGCTAACACGATCATCCTGATCGCGAGCAGCGTCACCATCCACTACGCGCACGTCGCCCTGCGGAAGAACAACCGCGGGCGGTTCCTCGGCCTGCTTGGCGCGACGCTCCTGCTCGGCCTGATCTTCATCGGCGGACAGGTGTACGAGTACTACGAGTTCATCGTCGTCGAGGGGCACACGCTGACCGAGAGCATCTACTGGAACGCCTTCTACGGGCTGACGGGCCTGCACGGCCTGCACGTCTCTCTGGGCGCCGTGATGCTCGGCATCGTGTTCGCCCGCGGCCTGACGGGGCAGTACTCCGCCGAGCGCCACGTCTCCGTCAGCACCGTCTCGATGTACTGGCACTTCGTCGACGTCGTCTGGGTGTTCCTCGTCGTCGTCCTGTACGCCGGCGCGACCGTCTGA
- a CDS encoding helix-turn-helix transcriptional regulator — protein sequence MNNDLRDRRDRADMSQADLAAAVGVSRQTINAIERDRYDPSLELAFELADYFDCRVEDLFDPDLDGNGADDRAE from the coding sequence ATGAACAACGACCTCCGCGACCGGCGGGACCGCGCCGACATGAGCCAGGCCGACCTCGCGGCGGCCGTCGGCGTCTCCCGCCAGACCATCAACGCCATCGAGCGCGACCGGTACGACCCGTCGCTCGAACTGGCGTTCGAACTCGCCGACTACTTCGACTGCCGCGTCGAGGACCTCTTCGACCCGGATCTCGACGGCAATGGCGCCGACGACCGCGCCGAGTGA